The proteins below come from a single Podarcis muralis chromosome 8, rPodMur119.hap1.1, whole genome shotgun sequence genomic window:
- the LYPLA1 gene encoding acyl-protein thioesterase 1 isoform X2 yields MCGNNMSAPLPAIVPAARKATAAVIFLHGLGDTGHGWAEAFAGIRSPHIKYICPHAPVMPVSLNMNMAMPSWFDIIGLAPDSQEDEAGIKQASENVKALIEQEVRNGIPSNRIILGGFSQGGALSLYTALTTNQKLGGIVALSCWLPLRTSFPQGPINCVNRDIPIFQCHGDRDPLVPLMFGSVTSETLKTMLNPGNISFKTYSGMMHSSCIEEMMDVKQFIDKQLPPID; encoded by the exons ATGTGCGGCAACAACATGTCTGCCCCGCTGCCAGCCATCGTCCCGGCCGCCAGAAAGGCCACCGCCGCG GTCATATTTCTTCATGGATTAGGAGATACTGG GCATGGGTGGGCAGAAGCATTTGCAGGAATCAGAAGCCCACACATAAAGTATATTTGCCCACATGC GCCAGTTATGCCAGTTTCTTTAAACATGAACATGGCTATGCCTTCTTG GTTTGATATCATTGGCCTCGCTCCAGATTCACAGGAAGATGAAGCTGGGATTAAGCAAGCATCAGAGAATG TGAAAGCACTTATTGAGCAAGAAGTAAGGAATGGAATACCCTCAAACCGAATAATTTTGGGAGGATTTTCTCAG GGAGGAGCTTTATCGCTGTACACAGCTCTCAcaacaaatcagaagctggggggTATTGTAGCACTCAGCTGTTGGCTTCCGCTGCGGACCTCATTTCCACAG GGTCCTATCAACTGTGTCAACAGAGACATTCCCATTTTCCAGTGCCATGGTGACCGCGATCCTTTAGTTCCGCTTATGTTTGGTTCTGTCACTTCTGAGACACTAAAGACTATGTTAAACCCTGGCAACATAAGTTTTAAAACTTATTCGGGCATGATGCATAGCTCGTGTATTGAG GAAATGATGGATGTGAAGCAGTTTATTGACAAGCAACTACCTCCAATTGACTGA
- the LYPLA1 gene encoding acyl-protein thioesterase 1 isoform X1 → MPVSLNMNMAMPSWFDIIGLAPDSQEDEAGIKQASENVKALIEQEVRNGIPSNRIILGGFSQGGALSLYTALTTNQKLGGIVALSCWLPLRTSFPQGPINCVNRDIPIFQCHGDRDPLVPLMFGSVTSETLKTMLNPGNISFKTYSGMMHSSCIEEMMDVKQFIDKQLPPID, encoded by the exons ATGCCAGTTTCTTTAAACATGAACATGGCTATGCCTTCTTG GTTTGATATCATTGGCCTCGCTCCAGATTCACAGGAAGATGAAGCTGGGATTAAGCAAGCATCAGAGAATG TGAAAGCACTTATTGAGCAAGAAGTAAGGAATGGAATACCCTCAAACCGAATAATTTTGGGAGGATTTTCTCAG GGAGGAGCTTTATCGCTGTACACAGCTCTCAcaacaaatcagaagctggggggTATTGTAGCACTCAGCTGTTGGCTTCCGCTGCGGACCTCATTTCCACAG GGTCCTATCAACTGTGTCAACAGAGACATTCCCATTTTCCAGTGCCATGGTGACCGCGATCCTTTAGTTCCGCTTATGTTTGGTTCTGTCACTTCTGAGACACTAAAGACTATGTTAAACCCTGGCAACATAAGTTTTAAAACTTATTCGGGCATGATGCATAGCTCGTGTATTGAG GAAATGATGGATGTGAAGCAGTTTATTGACAAGCAACTACCTCCAATTGACTGA